In Enoplosus armatus isolate fEnoArm2 chromosome 16, fEnoArm2.hap1, whole genome shotgun sequence, the genomic window AACTTCAtggaactgcagcagcagatgcagagGCAGCTCATGTCCAACCCAGAGATGCTTTCTCAGATCATGGAGAACCCGCTGGTGCAGAACATGATGTCCAACCCAGACCTGATGAGACAGATGATCATGGCCAACCCTCAGATGCAACAGCTGATGGAACGCAACCCTGAGATCTCCCACATGCTCAACAACCCTGAGCTCATGAGACAGGTAAAGGAAATGTAGAGGGACTGAATGGCAGTTAGTTTGTTGTAGCACAGGCATGACTACAGTAGCTTCCCACTGCATTTTGGTCTGTTTATTCAGGATACCACATAACAAATGGAGTAAAATAAACTTCGACTGACTTGCGTCCTCTCTTCTTTTATTATCACTTCCCAGACCATGGAGCTGGCCAGGAACCCAGCCATGATGCAGGAAATGATGCGGAACCAGGACCGGGCTCTGAGCAACTTGGAGAGCATCCCAGGAGGTTACAATGCCTTGCGGAGGATGTACACAGACATACAGGAACCCATGTTCAGCGCTGCCAGGGAACAGGTATCTGGGAGGGATGTTTACTGATCAAACCCTTGTTTGTTTGCGCTGTGGTAATCCTTGATAGGACTTGTTTTCACACAGTCTGTAACCTTTGTCATGGTTTTATTTGCCAGTGTTACGTGGCTAactatatttaaacattttttgtgttttcaaatgtgtctaATGTCTTTCCCTGTAGTTTGGTAGCAACCCATTCTCAGCCCTAGGTGGGAATTCTGAGTCTGGTGTCCAGCCGTCACGGACAGAGAACCGAGAGCCTCTGCCCAATCCATGGGGGCCACCAAATTCTTCTAACCCCTCTGAGAGTGGAGGGGGCACCACAGGAAGCACTAGCACTCCTGCAGGCACCAACCCCAGTGTGTCCAACCCTCTGGGCATCAATCCTGGCAGTCTGGGCAATGGTAAGAGCAGGCTAAGAGCAGGCTAAGATTCTCAATACACCTGCATGCTAAAAAGTTTATTTACTTacctgtatacacacatacataaataaactcCTGTCTTTTCTGTGCGCTGCAGGGATGTTCAACAGCCCGGGCATGCAGAGTCTATTGCAGCAGATCTCAGAAAACCCTCAGCTGATGCAGAACATGCTGTCTGCCCCCTACATGCGCAGTATGATGCAGTCGCTGTCTCAAAACCCAGAGTTGGCCTCCCAggtataaaacagaaaagtgtgtgctcgcacacacactATACAGAAAACACCCACAGATATAGTCATAATACATTGAAAGTCCTGGTCATTTGGATTTAAAGCTTGCGTTATAACTCTGCAGTTTTTAATGAATTGTAAGTAGTAGGATTTAGTCAGGCCAATAAGCCCAGCTATTTAGTGCATGCTCAACAGAGGGGATTGTCTCTTAAGCTCACTTGCATTTACAGCAAACTGTAagaatgaataaacaacacagCACCGACTTATTTGGTTCTAATAATCAGTGCTGGCAGTACGGCAAATGAAAGACCTGGATTCTCCAgagcttttatttctgttattcCACACTTTGTTAGCAGCATAGCCAGATGTGGAATGATACATAACCTTGactgcctttctttctcttgctgtACCAGGTTTTGATGAATAACCCCTTGTTTGCTGGAAACCCACAGCTGCAGGAACAGTTCAGAGCTCAGTTGCCCATCTTTCTGCAGCAGGTAccccacacacatttcagtccGATAacccccccatccccaccccaccccaccccaccccaaaataagacagaaaaacagttcTAGTGACATAACAAAGAATTACTGAATGGCCCATAGGGGGCGATATACTGGAACAAGCCTTGGTCCAGGTATAGATAAAGATGCTGGACTTTTTTCTCTCTAGGACTATGAATATTAGCCATACATTTTTGGCTACCAGTTTAGAGTAAGTAAATACTGCTAACCGGTTGATTGATTGGTTAATTAATTGCTGAACTCTGTTTGGTCGCAGATGCAGAACCCAGAAGCTCTGTCAGTGATGACCAATCCCCGGGCGATGCAAGCTCTAATGCAGATCCAACAGGGTCTAcagacactgcagacagaagcACCTGGCCTCATGCCCAGGTATGTTCTCACAGACAGATGTACACAtgatgttgcatttttttgttgaagttatgtttttttccaactctttttgttttttcttttggcctAGTTTGATGTCAGGTGGAGTTCCTGGCATGCCCACAGGTGGCGTTCCTGGCATGCCCACAGGTGGCGTTCCTGGCATGCCCACAGGTGGAGTCCCTGGCATGCCCACAGGTGGAGTCCCTGGCATGCCCACAGGTGGAGTTCCTGGCATGCCCACAGAGAACCCGGCCTCCTCACCCAGCAGTGCAGGAACAAACACCgcccagcagcagctgatgcaACAGATGCTCCAGATGTttgctggaggaggtggaggaggaagtgcaacggtacacacagacacacatgcacttatATTACATCCTTCATACctgtatgatttttttaaaagttcCATTAATTTCTCCCCTGTAGACTCAAACCCCAGAGGTGCGGTTTCAGTCCCAGCTGGACCAGCTGAGCGCCATGGGCTTCATTAACCGCGAGGCCAACCTGCAGGCCCTCATCGCTACTGGAGGAGACATCAACGCCGCTATCGAGAGACTGCTGGGCTCACAGCCCTCgtaaagacatacagtacatactgacacacagacacatgcattcatacatacatacctgaCTCATAAACATACCCAGCATCTACAGAGAACCAAGAGAAATTTAAGTGTATTGTCCCAAACTTTACAGAAGAAACTTCGGCAGGATCTCTAAGACCCTCATTCTGCATCTGTTCTCAGATCATTCCCTATTCCCCATACTTTCTCTTTTTGGCGTCATCCAACCAGATCTCTGTCTCAGAGTGATGCTGTAGAGCCGGACTGAACCACTCTCACCTTGAGGGGCATTCTGGTGCAGAGAAAAGGAGCGAAAACTTCTCCTGAAAAGGGATTCCCAACCAtttcttcattc contains:
- the LOC139298738 gene encoding ubiquilin-4-like isoform X1, producing the protein MADQGAADPGNNNNNKPEASEGTIIKVTVKTPKDKEEIAIAEDASVTQFKEEISRRFKAKQDQLVLIFAGKILKDGDSLSQHGIKDGLTVHLVIKTAHKAGDGGSTSASSSTSTQAGNTSTSSPGTNPSSTAGSTGTAPPPTQTPNILTGFGDLAGLSGLGMGSANFMELQQQMQRQLMSNPEMLSQIMENPLVQNMMSNPDLMRQMIMANPQMQQLMERNPEISHMLNNPELMRQTMELARNPAMMQEMMRNQDRALSNLESIPGGYNALRRMYTDIQEPMFSAAREQFGSNPFSALGGNSESGVQPSRTENREPLPNPWGPPNSSNPSESGGGTTGSTSTPAGTNPSVSNPLGINPGSLGNGMFNSPGMQSLLQQISENPQLMQNMLSAPYMRSMMQSLSQNPELASQVLMNNPLFAGNPQLQEQFRAQLPIFLQQMQNPEALSVMTNPRAMQALMQIQQGLQTLQTEAPGLMPSLMSGGVPGMPTGGVPGMPTGGVPGMPTGGVPGMPTGGVPGMPTGGVPGMPTENPASSPSSAGTNTAQQQLMQQMLQMFAGGGGGGSATTQTPEVRFQSQLDQLSAMGFINREANLQALIATGGDINAAIERLLGSQPS
- the LOC139298738 gene encoding ubiquilin-4-like isoform X2 is translated as MADQGAADPGNNNNNKPEASEGTIIKVTVKTPKDKEEIAIAEDASVTQFKEEISRRFKAKQDQLVLIFAGKILKDGDSLSQHGIKDGLTVHLVIKTAHKAGDGGSTSASSSTSTQAGNTSTSSPGTNPSSTAGSTGTAPPPTQTPNILTGFGDLAGLSGLGMGSANFMELQQQMQRQLMSNPEMLSQIMENPLVQNMMSNPDLMRQMIMANPQMQQLMERNPEISHMLNNPELMRQTMELARNPAMMQEMMRNQDRALSNLESIPGGYNALRRMYTDIQEPMFSAAREQFGSNPFSALGGNSESGVQPSRTENREPLPNPWGPPNSSNPSESGGGTTGSTSTPAGTNPSVSNPLGINPGSLGNGMFNSPGMQSLLQQISENPQLMQNMLSAPYMRSMMQSLSQNPELASQVLMNNPLFAGNPQLQEQFRAQLPIFLQQMQNPEALSVMTNPRAMQALMQIQQGLQTLQTEAPGLMPSLMSGGVPGMPTGGVPGMPTGGVPGMPTGGVPGMPTENPASSPSSAGTNTAQQQLMQQMLQMFAGGGGGGSATTQTPEVRFQSQLDQLSAMGFINREANLQALIATGGDINAAIERLLGSQPS